The following proteins are encoded in a genomic region of Columba livia isolate bColLiv1 breed racing homer chromosome 17, bColLiv1.pat.W.v2, whole genome shotgun sequence:
- the PEBP1 gene encoding phosphatidylethanolamine-binding protein 1: MPVDLGQWSGPLSLTEVEQKPAQPLRVKYGSVEIDELGKVLTPTQVQHRPTSIEWDGCDPQKLYTLVLTDPDAPSRKDPKFREWHHFLVTNMKGNNVGSGTVLSDYVGSGPPKGTGLHRYVWLVYEQPKQLSCNEPILSNRSGDKRGKFKVASFRSKYDLGVPVAGTCYQAEWDDYVPKLYEQLSGK; the protein is encoded by the exons ATGCCGGTGGACCTGGGGCAGTGGAGCGGGCCGCTGAGCCTCACCGAGGTGGAGCAGAAGCCGGCGCAGCCGCTGCGGGTCAAGTATGGCTCCGTGGAGATAGACGAGCTGGGCAAGGTGCTCACGCCCACCCAG GTCCAGCATCGCCCCACCAGCATTGAGTGGGATGGCTGCGACCCCCAGAAGCTCTACACCCTGGTTCTCACGGACCCTGACGCTCCCAGCAGGAAGGACCCGAAGTTCAG GGAATGGCATCATTTCCTGGTGACCAACATGAAAGGCAACAACGTGGGCAGTGGGACTGTGCTGTCAGATTACGTTGGCTCCGGCCCTCCCAAAGGAACAG gGCTGCACCGCTACGTGTGGCTGGTGTACGAGCAGCCGAAGCAGCTGAGCTGCAACGAGCCCATCCTCTCCAATCGCTCCGGTGACAAACGAGGGAAATTCAAGGTGGCTTCTTTCCGCAGCAAGTACGACCTGGGGGTGCCGGTGGCGGGCACTTGCTACCAGGCGGAGTGGGATGACTACGTGCCCAAGCTCTATGAGCAGCTGTCGGGGAAGTAG